In Arachis hypogaea cultivar Tifrunner chromosome 7, arahy.Tifrunner.gnm2.J5K5, whole genome shotgun sequence, the genomic window CAGGTCGACCGGGAGCTGTGTCTCAGGAACCTGGGACGGCACATCCGCTGGCTGTGACCTATACTCTGGAGGGTCGGATGGGCCGCCTGAAATTGGGCTCTGGTACTGATGAACGTCATCACCCCGTATAATCTCAACAAAATCTGCATAGAACTGGGGTTCAGCCAACTGATCGTCCAAATCCATGGTGAAGGAAGTGGTAACAAGATCAGCTAACATCTGCGTGCTACATTCATGTAGTACCTGAGAGCTAGATACGTGAGTAAAAGGTGTACCACCCATACTAGCCTCCGCGATGCCACCAACCTGAGTGTCAGTAGGGTGCCCACGGGACGATCCAGCCTCATCATAGCAAACACTCGCCGCTATAATCAAAGACCTTTCCTTACATGCTCATCGACCTCCTTCTCCCTCTCCCTTATGGACAAAAGATGTTGTTTCACAATTGATTTGGTTCATCCCCTCATGCTTCTTTAGGTCTCCTCGCTTCATTGGCTGCCAAACCAGTTTTTGACACCGCACTCCTCTCCAACAGCGCAACCTCAATGAAGAACAACGAAAGTTCCGCCACAAACTCCTTGTGCTTGGCCCCTGCTGTGAAGTTGGCAAGGTTCTTAATGCTTCGAATCTAAATAACAAAAGGGAGAGTGGCTTTTTTGTCCAATTTTTAAAATTGACCTTCCACTAATGCAGTACCTCTCccttttgtcatttaaattccaaGCATCAAGAACCTTGCCAACTTCacaaagctcatgaatgatagGTGTGTATGAACTCAAACCGGGTACTCCATGATTCGACCTCTGCATATCTCTTAACATCTCAATAGCTCTATCAATCTCATTCACTGCATTGAAGTATCTTATTAAAGAATTATAAGTAACTCTATTAGGGACACATCCTTTCTTCTTCATGTCATCAAACAACTCCAATGCTCTCGCAATGCGATAGGTCTTGCAGCAACCatctattaaggcattgtaagtCACAACATCAAGAACAAATCCCTTGAAGAGCATGATCCGGAAAAGGTGATTCGCTTCCCACAACCTCCTCCTTGTGGCCTTCTTGCACCCGGTTTGTATAGCGTGCCTACAATAAGAGCTTATCAAAATGGTATAAGTAAATGTATTCGGTGGGCACCGGAACCCCGGCAACTCCATCTGCTCAAGAAAGAACCTAGCCTTTCTGAAATTTCCAACCCTACAAAGCGCATTGATTAATGTATTGTAAGCATAAATGTCCGATCTGCAGTGAAACTGCCTCATCCTATAAAAAGCAAATAGTGCTTCACTAGCCAGCCCTACTTCTCCTTGGACTTTTATCAAACACGTAACGGTCTCTGTTGTCACAAGCTTGGAACACTGTTTTCTAGACATCTCTTTTAAGAAATCCCAAAGAGCAGTGAATCTATCTGCTCTGGCCAACACAATTGCCATCTTACTACACGTGACCTCAGTATGGTGGAACCCAAAGCGAGCCTCGACCCACCGGAAGAACTGGAGGGCTTTGTGAAGACCAAGGTTGACCCTGCCAGGGTCCCTGTGTGCAGCAGGGCCAAGCACAAAGAGGTTGTGGTGGaacttttgttgtttttttattgAGGTTGTGCTATCGGAGAGGAGTGCGGTGCCGAAAACCGGTTTGGCAGCCAATGGAGCGAGCAGACCTAAAGAAGCATGAGGGGATTAACCGAATCACTTGTGAAACGACATCTTCTGTCCACGAGGGAAAAGGGGAAGGAGGTCAATAAGCATGTAAGGGAAGGTCTTTGATTATACTGGTGAGTGTTTGTTTAATGATGTGTATGTGAGAATGCCATAGAGGCTTTACTACCATCATCCAAGAACTCTAGTCTTGGATGATGACATGCACAAGAATACACAATGCCACAAAAGGAAGAGGGACTTTTTTGTCCAAATTTTGAAATTGGCCTTCCACTAATGTGCCATATGAACAGCCGTAATGCTAGGTCATTAGAATGGGAGCCACGTCAGACTTTTTTGTTGAGTATGATGTAGgtatttggacggagggactgatccgtcaaacttttaggtagtgtttggaggagagacagagactgaaaaattgagactgagagacagagactgagagacagagactaagagacggagactgaaataaatttcagtattctatttggtgcaaagtgggagacagaaattgaaacaaaaataaaactctaatttaatttgcacaaagggtaaaattgaaattaattaattgaaatgagggtattttaggtataaaatgttattaaagtttcggtctttgtctttaaaaatttcagtctcctgtgTCCCCACTTTCTGGAGgtattgaaatactgaaattttgggaacaaagacagaaattttaatattagtctgagtctcagtctctcagtctctatcccagtacctcaaaacaaatgccACCTTAAGGAGGTCaggaatttaaaagtattttctaATGGTCAGGGACAAAAATGTCTGCAGAACAAAAAGTCGGAAacttatttgtccttttctctttttttttttaataaaaactttaTAGGTAGATtacagttgaattttttttaacaattaaacaaTCTTTTTTGTTCATATATTTTCTTTTGCACAACTATTAAACGATGTAATACTTTTTTTTAACAACTgttcaataatttttttcatttgtaaatttttttgaaaattactttagaatcaaacaaaaattaaatttaacactaATAAATTATCTAGCTAATCAATTTAatccttaaaatttttaaaattgattaattagATCAAGTTTTATAATGATCTACTTTGACATTGTTAATAAAATGACCATAACAATATCGTGTTAATATGGTCCAAtagcttttgaattttcttcACCAACAATCCAACATATATCgataaactttattttaattgttactcaataattaatttagtcaagAGTTTTATAATATGATAAATTAACTTAGTCTCTTATGTAGATTATCTCCTTGACGAAATTAGTAAAATCCTAAAATACTAAATGGCCCGAATGAAGTGTCGCATACTGTAAAATGAGACTGAATTAAttagcaaataaaaatttaagaacCAAATTGATTTAATCTCAAATCATACGTTTACTTTATCCTATTAATGATATGGAAAACAATTTTCGGATTAAAACATGTGTTTACATGTTTATAAACCCtttaaatatgtttatgaaaCTCAATTTTGTAGTTTGCACTATATCTAAAACCACGCATACATTCATTTTGCATCTCTAATCTGTGTGTGAATTGGGATCAAATTTTGTGGTTTGATCTAGATAGAGATTattcaattgttttttttttcaagaagaaAAATCATGAGATAACTaatggaaaaaaatttaaatatatcgaGAACATCAGTATTCCAAttgttttaattgtttattttaattaatatatattatataatttttataattcagatcaacgatTAAAACGACTGAAATATTGGTGTTTTCAATACATTTAAAACTTTTTGCTGAATTAATAATtctaagttttaaatattttttagtaataacCAATAAGTTAAATTTGAAAGTGGCACGCGAGATTTACGCTAAAAAAATTTTaggattttaattatattaatttaatttttgggaTTTGAAAATTGTCCTAAGTTAATCTTGTACATATTACTAACTTaatataatgtatttttttaatatcaagaattaaattagtataatggagattttgaaaatctttttagaCCACAgccaatttcaaaaattacttttggTTTTACTccaaaatttatttatactttgTTTCTAGACAAATAATACTTTAAGAAGATTCCAATGAAAATTAGTTGTGATTCTAGCCTATGAGTATCCTGAAAAAGGTTAAAAGCCtgatttgactctgtttttatggtattatttttactattagcTATTATTTTCGTAGATGCTTGATAATTACCGATCTTTATTCTTAAGTGTAATGAAGCGTATGAAACCGTAAAATATTATCTAAAGGgtagtgctagggagccaatggcctaagtgtacaatgggctaaacctttggtccatgaataaaatgaacatcacccacactatccagaataaccatccgaatatcaggataataaacatctcatgtcatcAAATCACTCATCCTAAAAACTTAAGTTAATTTTagagttcaccaaggatcgaacctttgacctttcggatctagaactctaatatcatgtcatgaacccactcatcccaaaagcgtaacctgacaggacaatgtaacactaatgatcatatctctaatacttcctaaacctccattgtacacattgtacgcttagaccattggctccctatactttttcttatctaaaatcTCATAATAAAGTTAAGCTTAGTTGAAAGAGGTTGAGGGTAAGAATAAAAAATGGTGACGTATCTTTAGATTTTTGTTGTCGTCTTCGTATTAATCTTTAGGTTAGAGAAGTGATCTTTGTTGCAAGACTTTGATAGATTTGAAGAGATAagaacaataatatttttaattaaaatatcagTTGGAACAAGAATAAGATTCTCATGCTTATTATACATTCTGCGACTGAATATGGTATTGTTAAGAGCACTAATCAGATAACTAATCATATCCTCTTTAATTGATTTTTGGTGCCTTCCTCCTATCAATGTAATTAAGCTAAATTGTGATGTTAGTCTTTTTGAGCAATACCATTTGGCTAGCTTTAGGTGTGTTTTTAGGAATAGCACTGGTAAGTAGTTGACGGATTGTGTTGTAAGTATTCCGATAAGACCCATAAAATAGTGAACTTTATGCAATTTGGATGAGTTTTTGCTAGGTCTGAAAAACTAGGAATAAGGAGGCTGTACGTAAAACAAATTGTTTggaggctttttttttttttgaataaagaaAGTTCAACACAATAAAGTGGAGTATGAAAAGGAACAAAACACAACTCAAAGCACAAGACAATGAACACATTGAAAGGTATAATCCGTTGTCATCTCCGGCAGAGCCATTAACAACCAAACAGATCAACACCACACCATTTTCTGTAGTTCAAAAATGACCTATTTATAACTCCAACAACACCCATCTTTGATTTCTGAAAAGTTTCGCTATTTCTTTCCATCCAAATGTTTCAAATAATTGCGAAGAAACCTCCAAACCACTTTTTATGCTCAGAACTACGATCAGGTACTCCGATCCAACTGTCAAAAGCTCTTTGACAGTCCCCGGAATAACCCAAGCTCTATCAGCACACATCAACCAAGTGCACCACACCTGTTACGTAAACTCacagccaagaaaaaggtgatgcACAAATTCTATATTCTTTTTGCACAAAACACAAATGTTATCATTCTGATGAATAATCCCTAGCCTACTCAACCTTTCTTTCGTGTTAACACTTCCTATTAAAACAAACTATGCAAAAAGTTCCACTCTTGGAGGAACCAATCCTCTCCATATGGTGCTAGTGAAACTGTAGCTAGTGATGTCCTCCGAGATAGTCTCTTTCTGCAATATTTGCACAAAACTATTAGTAGAAAAAATACTTGTTCTGTCCAATTTTCATATAACTGTATCCTCTCTACTAGTCGATAGTCTAACTAGCCTTAACCGGTCATGGAGTTGATTGAGAAGCtctaactcccattggaataaCTCTCTCCTCCACTGGAAATTCCAtacccactctaacccatcccagaaTCCACAGTCCCCTATAACATATCCTTGTTgatttgaaacagagaagagccTCGGAAAAACTTACTTTCAAAGTTCCACCTTGTAACCAATTATCCTCACAAAACCGAACATGTCTTCCATTTCCCACCTCTATAGACAGACCACTGATAATCTTATCTCTTACCTGTTGATCCTGAATATTAAGCTAGCAGATATCTTTCCATGGACTATCTCTTGTCGATAATGGCTGTTTCGATAATATTACATTCGGGTTCAACTGATTACAAGAACATACAACCTTTTTCTACAGTGGGCAGTCCTCCTTCGAAGacgccaccaccacttgaacagaAGCGACACATTTCTGATCAACGCATCTCCCACCCCCCAAGCCCACTAGTTTTTTTGGAGCTTGCAGGATCTCCCATTTTACTAGTGGTATACCACTGTTTCCATCTTCTTTACTCCACAAGAACCTCCTATGTAACCCAATAAGTTTTTCTGCTACCGActttggcatcttatacaagCTAAGGTAGTAAACCGGCAAGCTATTAAGAACAGATTTTATGAGAACTAGCTTGCCAGCCTTGTTGAGAGACTTCACTTTCCATAAGTTGAGCTTATCTTCCACCTTATCTATGATTGGTTTCCAAGTTTTCGCCAACCGAGGGTTCGCACCTAGAGGAATACCTAAGTACCTGACAGGTAAAGCAACTTCCACACATCCCAACAGACCACACATATCTGTCACCCAATCTTGTTCATAGTTAACCGAAATCAAATTggacttatcaaagttaatactCAAACCTGACATCAAATCAAAACAATGCAGAAGCATCTTATAATTCATGACTGTCTTCGTTTTCTGGGGGCAAAATAAAATTGTATCATCTGCAAACTGGAGATGCGATAGCTCTATGTTGTCCCTTCCAACTAGCAGTTGAGAGATGCGTCCATTCCTATCTGCCTCACCCACCATCCTATGCAAGCCCTCTACGACAAGAACAAACAGAAAGGGTGATagagggtctccttgtctaagacctctCTCCATTCTGAACGGCTTGGATAGTGACCCATTAATCAACACCAACATAGACGCTGTAGTTACACATTCCTTTACCCATGACCTCCATCTAAGACCAAAGCCCATCTTCTATAACACGATATCCACAAAGCTCCATCTCACCTTGTCGTACGCTTTCTGAAAGTCTAACTTAATAATTGCCGCCTTCTTATTGCACAATTTCAGCCATTGGACCGTCTCACAAGCAATAAGCGCACCATCATGTATTTTGCGACCCTGTACAAATGCAGATTGAGTCTCTCAACACTAAACCTGGCATCACTACCCACATTCTTCTCACCAAAACTTTCGATATCACCTTATACACACAACCAACATACTAATCGGTCGAAGGTCTTTTATTTCCTTTGCTCCCATAAATTTTGCAGCTAACGCCACCCATGTTATATTAGCGTCCGTAGGTAACCTCGCACTTTGGAAAAACTCCATCACAACTTCTGTAAATTCCTGGCCAATCTCACCCCAACATTTCTTTATGAAGTTTATGTTATATCCATCACTACCCGGCGACCTACTAGATTCACAGTCCCAGACTGCTTGTCATATTTTCTCAGGCGATGGCATCACCTCTAACCCTGCTGCCTCTTCCTCACCAATTTGCTTGACCAACCCATCACGAAACTCAATCATAGGAGCATATTTCTGCCGGTATATCTCTCCTTATAAAGCCCTCTGATTGCAATCTTTATTCCGGCCTGATTCTGTACCAACCTTCCATTAATTAGCAGGGAGTCGATTCTGTTATTCCTCCTTCTAGCCGATGCTAAGTTATGAAAGTACCTCGTGTTCTTGTCCATATCTTTAGCATATTGAGATCGAGACATCTGCTTCCAAAGAATCCCTTTTCTGGTGTACCACTTCGCACAGCAAGTCACAAGAGCCTTCCGTCTAGCCTCCACCGTCTTGTCATAATTACCAGTACTAACCATATCATCGACCTTCTTAATCTCTTCCTCCAATTTCTTGATTCTGTTGTCCATGTCCCGAAAGTTGTCCTTATGCCATCTTCTCAGCGGTACAGATAAGGCTTTCAGCTTATTAGTGAACTGATCATCCACCAAATTTCTCCACTCATCCTTCACCATCCTCAGAAACCCTCCATGAGTAAACCAAGAATCCAGACTTCGAAAAGGTCTAAGGCCCATACTAACCCTTGTATCTTCTAAAATCAACAGACAATGATCTGATAGGCCTCTAGGTCCCCCTTTCATCCGAGTATCCGGAAACTCCTCTAGCCACTCTAAACTGACAAGGATTCTATCAATGCGGCTACAAAATTGACCTCGAAACCATGTGAACTTCCGATCTGATAGCGGTAAATCTACTAGCTGTAAGTCTTGCACCCAATCCTTAAAGTCCTCTGCAGAAGCTGGTAAACTAGTAGGGTCCTTCCTTTCCTCCAATCGTAATATCACATTAAAGTCACCCATCAAGCAAACCGGAACCTGACATAAGCCCACAATATAGCTTAACTCTTCCCACATCACCAGCTTCTCATTCCGCACATGGGCTCCATACACTAAGCAGAAAGCacagttaaaattattttttgtcagCAAACCTTCAATGCAAAGCCAACCATCCCCTTATAACAATTTGAACGTTTAAACAACAAATCATCCCACATTAATAATAAACATCTGGAGGCACCCGCAGATTCTAGATAATCCCAGCCCACGTGCACAACCCCAAAATCGTGCTACATCAAACTTAGTCACAACCTCTCGCTTCGTTTCAATAAGTCCTAACATATTTAACCTATACTTTTTCTTCAACTCTTTCACCATACTCAACTTCCCAGTCTCTCCTAATCATTGTAATAAAGTTTTACACACTTTGTTATGTTTCTTGGGTCTGCTCCTActggctttctccttcttttttgccATTCTTCTTTTAGCCGCAATAACTTCATTTTGACTTTACAAAATGGCCATAATGTCTGCATCTTCATCATACAAAACCGCAGCAGACTCCTCTGCCAACtgccatatttttttatttccattTAACTGCTCTTCTCTCGTTATCCTCAAATCATGACCTCGATTTAAAACCTCTGTTTTAGTTTCTGAACCAGCATATTCGACAACTTGTTGTGTAGGATTTTCATATGCCACAACTTCGTCTACCCCTCTTACCCCTAGCACATTGATCTCCTTTTCATGGCCTTGCATTTGTTGGACCTCTTGTGTAGCCATAATCCCTGCATTCCCACTCTGTCTCTCCAGTTCTTGTGCACCTTCAGCCTCCGCCACCACTGCCCGCCTAGGAAGGCTCTCTGCGTCACACTCCTCTCGAGGTTGGCCTGTGTTCGGTGCTCCCACAGCTGCACAATCTGCCACGCCTCTCCACCGAACTTGGGAGCGCGCATCATAATCACTAGGCACAACTTCCATCTGTTCGTGCACATTTGCACCTGGGAGCGTGTGGCTTGATCTACCCAGCCCTTCACTGATCCAGCATGGACTTACCTGTTCTGACCTGGCCCCGTCAGAAGGATCCTGACCCGGCATGGTATCCCTAGTGCGTTCAACGAGTTTCTGCTTCCCATCCACTGGCCCGTCTCCTCTCATCAACCCATCAAGTTCCCAATCTTGCTTAGGCCTATCAACTTCTTGGCCCAAAGTGGGCATAACCTTATAGCAAAGTTTGGGTCCCCCATAATCTTCTTGACCCAAAGTGAAATTAGCCATATGGCACTATTTGTCTCCCTCTCCAATGCTCAAACCGTGGCCCATATATTTCCGAACTTGTGAATTTTTCTCCAAAAGGTTGGGCCCACCTTCCTTCTCCAAAAGATCTTCAATAATTGTTCATTTTTATTCAAACTCTCCACCCTCATCAAATCCCCCACAATCAACTCCCCCATTAACTCCTTTTATTTGACCGAGGAAACTCTCCGTTGGACATGATACgacattaaattattttgattgcactcattcaaaaataaattttgtattaTCATTCTACCCTTGTCATCAACACTGTCTTTTGCCCACAGTGTGACTAGCTTGGCCGCCGGATCCCAAGACGCCGCATTCAACACAATTCCACCGGCAACTGAACTAGAGCTTTTACGGAAATGGATTCTCTCCATTTTTTTGAacacttgagagaataaagtgtgatctttcacctttaattctataagtgggaCCAAAATTAAATAGGGGAGAGAGAGCAATGAATGGTGAGATTGAACACTGGACACCATCCAGTTTTTTTCctactggagaggatccactcctgAGCTTTCACACGCTGACCTATCACGTATACCTTCCAACAAACATTCCTCTCCATATACTTCACGTCCCACCTCTTTTACAAAAACATCAAAGCCACTAGTGCCTACTGTGATATAAACCCATTCATGAATAACGTCAAAAACACATGTATCAATTAACACTCGGCCAGCACTAAACGATAAGACGGACTTTGTCACTTCATCACACTTGACTACTTTTCCTCATAGACCGCCTATCCTGTTGAACGTCTCCCCTAACCACACATGTAAATGCACTCCATAGCATTCTAATCATACTCTTCTAGTCTCACTACATTCGGATTTCTCCCATCTTCATACATTATGAAAGAATTTTTAAGAGACTATTCATTCTAAAAGTAAATGTTTCCTCCGCATTCTTCACAGTATCAAAAACTAATATAGATTTGTACGCTCCGAGCTCTCTGACTTCAACAATTTGAGGAAAATCTTTACTGATCACTCTCTGTAACGATCTGAAATCAATAGCCGATGTCGTACCACCTACTAAACTTCTCAAAAGCCAATCAAAATTCCCTTTGACTACTGGCACTTCGACATTCTTCGTCCAACCATTCCCATGCGGGTCTTTGACAGATGTATCCTTTTTTGTTACACCCCCTCTTGCTGG contains:
- the LOC112701020 gene encoding uncharacterized protein yields the protein MVKELKKKYRLNMLGLIETKREVVTKFDVARFWGCALYGAHVRNEKLVMWEELSYIVGLCQVPVCLMGDFNVILRLEERKDPTSLPASAEDFKDWVQDLQLVDLPLSDRKFTWFRGQFCSRIDRILVSLEWLEEFPDTRMKGGPRGLSDHCLLILEDTRVSMGLRPFRSLDSWFTHGGFLRMVKDEWRNLVDDQFTNKLKALSVPLRRWHKDNFRDMDNRIKKLEEEIKKVDDMVSTGNYDKTVEARRKALVTCCAKWYTRKGILWKQMSRSQYAKDMDKNTRYFHNLASARRRNNRIDSLLINGRLVQNQAGIKIAIRGLYKERYTGRNMLL